A DNA window from Mycolicibacter hiberniae contains the following coding sequences:
- a CDS encoding sodium-dependent bicarbonate transport family permease, whose product MLYEFWHNFTHNLFRPLLLFFYMGFLIPLLRIQFEFPYVLYQGLTLYLLLAIGWRGGEELATIDASSIGGVLGFIVLGFATNLLIGFAAYWLLSRMTKMRRIDRATVAGYYGSDSAGTFATCLGVLVTLDIAVDAFMPVMLAVMEIPGCIVALVLVARLRARGMDAQGTMADEPGYNPRASRRLVAAAVGDAHTATRHGSDSPSHPAHEREHSPPHETAPAASPPPNAALLREVLLNPGLYLLFGGILIGLVSRLQGASVIADGDHVFVAPFQGILCIFLLEMGMTASRKLKDLRAAGRGLIAFGLLAPNLFALGGILIIHTYSQVTGTHFEAGSYVLFAVLCGAASYIAVPAVQRMAIPEASPTLPLAASLGLTFSYNVTIGIPLYLQLAKSINAWFPVS is encoded by the coding sequence ATGCTGTACGAGTTCTGGCACAACTTCACCCACAACTTGTTCAGACCGCTGCTGCTTTTCTTCTACATGGGGTTCCTCATCCCGCTGCTGAGGATCCAGTTCGAGTTCCCCTATGTGCTCTACCAAGGCCTGACGTTGTATTTGCTGCTGGCCATCGGTTGGCGCGGCGGCGAAGAGCTGGCGACCATCGACGCATCGAGCATCGGGGGCGTCCTGGGCTTCATCGTGCTGGGCTTCGCGACCAACCTGCTGATCGGGTTCGCCGCCTACTGGCTGCTCTCCCGGATGACCAAGATGAGACGTATCGACCGTGCCACCGTGGCCGGGTACTACGGGTCGGACTCAGCGGGCACCTTCGCCACCTGCCTGGGCGTACTGGTCACGCTGGACATCGCGGTCGACGCCTTCATGCCGGTGATGCTGGCCGTCATGGAGATCCCGGGCTGCATCGTGGCATTGGTCCTGGTGGCCCGACTGCGCGCCCGCGGAATGGACGCACAGGGCACCATGGCCGACGAGCCCGGCTACAACCCGAGGGCCAGCCGTCGGCTGGTCGCCGCCGCCGTGGGCGACGCGCACACGGCGACGCGGCACGGATCGGACTCCCCGAGCCATCCCGCCCACGAGCGCGAGCACAGCCCGCCGCACGAGACCGCGCCGGCCGCTTCGCCACCGCCGAATGCGGCGCTGCTGCGGGAGGTGCTGCTCAACCCAGGGCTCTACCTGCTGTTCGGCGGCATCCTCATCGGCCTTGTCAGCCGTCTGCAGGGGGCCTCGGTCATCGCCGACGGCGACCACGTCTTCGTCGCCCCATTCCAGGGAATCCTGTGTATCTTCCTGCTCGAGATGGGCATGACGGCGTCGCGCAAGCTCAAAGACCTACGAGCCGCCGGGCGCGGTCTGATCGCCTTCGGTCTGCTGGCCCCCAATCTCTTTGCGCTGGGCGGCATTCTCATCATCCACACTTACTCACAAGTCACCGGAACCCATTTCGAGGCCGGTAGCTATGTGTTGTTCGCAGTGCTGTGCGGAGCGGCGTCCTACATCGCGGTTCCGGCGGTGCAGCGCATGGCAATCCCCGAGGCCAGCCCAACACTTCCCCTGGCCGCGTCGCTGGGCTTGACGTTCTCCTACAACGTGACCATCGGCATTCCGCTGTATCTGCAACTCGCGAAGTCGATCAACGCCTGGTTTCCAGTCAGCTGA
- a CDS encoding MFS transporter — translation MAHGHISNFDPEDCAAWEAGNAAVARRNLIWSTATTHVAFSIWSLWSVVVLFMPESVYGIKPADKLLLAAVATLVGGCVRIPYVQANAKFGGRNWAVASSLVLLVPTLGTLALLLHPGQPLWMHVVCAALTGLGGGNYAASLANVDAFYPQRLKGVALGLCGGIGNLGVAAIQLVGLLVLATFGNTRPELVCSVYLVLLAVIGTCAALWMDNLDHGREEVGSIRSILSVPDSWVVSALYCAAFGSFIGFAFAFAQVLHVTFEKAGHSPAQAALYAARIAFLGPLLGALARIYGGRVADRRGGGRVTLVVFAGMILASAVLVATSTADDHDSRATTSTIVAYTAAFMVLFVLAGMGNGSVLKMIPSIFEARSRSLAASESDRRHWARSHSGALIGFATAVGALGGVAINLTLRQAYASTGTETPAFWVFLVSYCLAAGLTWARYVRRPPRTPGSRISRATVGTEKLSA, via the coding sequence ATGGCGCACGGCCACATCAGCAATTTCGATCCGGAGGACTGCGCGGCCTGGGAGGCCGGCAACGCCGCCGTCGCGCGCCGCAACCTGATCTGGTCCACGGCCACCACGCATGTCGCATTCTCCATCTGGTCGCTGTGGTCGGTGGTGGTGCTGTTCATGCCCGAGTCGGTCTATGGCATCAAGCCCGCCGACAAGTTGCTGCTGGCCGCGGTCGCCACGCTGGTTGGCGGCTGCGTCCGCATCCCGTATGTCCAGGCGAACGCGAAGTTCGGCGGCCGGAACTGGGCGGTAGCGTCCTCGCTGGTCCTGCTGGTCCCGACCCTCGGCACCCTGGCGTTGCTCCTGCATCCCGGTCAACCGCTGTGGATGCACGTGGTCTGCGCGGCTTTGACCGGCCTGGGCGGCGGCAACTATGCGGCGTCGCTGGCCAATGTGGACGCCTTCTATCCGCAGCGCCTCAAGGGAGTCGCCCTCGGCCTGTGCGGCGGCATCGGCAACCTCGGGGTGGCCGCCATCCAGCTGGTCGGGCTGCTGGTCCTGGCCACCTTCGGTAACACCAGGCCGGAGCTGGTCTGCTCGGTGTATCTGGTCCTGTTGGCCGTGATCGGCACCTGCGCAGCGCTGTGGATGGACAACCTCGATCACGGCAGGGAAGAGGTCGGCAGTATCCGGTCGATCCTGTCCGTCCCGGACAGTTGGGTCGTCTCGGCGTTGTACTGCGCCGCATTCGGATCGTTCATCGGCTTTGCGTTCGCGTTCGCCCAGGTATTGCACGTCACCTTCGAGAAGGCCGGCCACAGCCCCGCCCAGGCTGCGCTGTACGCCGCGCGGATAGCCTTCCTGGGCCCGCTGTTAGGCGCCCTGGCCCGCATCTACGGCGGTCGGGTGGCTGACCGGCGGGGCGGTGGGCGCGTGACCCTGGTGGTGTTCGCCGGCATGATCCTGGCCTCTGCAGTGCTGGTGGCGACCAGCACCGCCGACGACCACGACAGCCGCGCCACCACCTCGACGATCGTGGCCTACACGGCCGCGTTCATGGTGCTGTTCGTCCTGGCAGGCATGGGCAATGGGTCGGTGCTGAAGATGATCCCGTCGATCTTCGAGGCGCGCAGTCGTTCCCTGGCGGCCAGCGAATCCGACCGCCGGCACTGGGCACGCTCGCACTCGGGCGCACTGATCGGGTTCGCCACCGCCGTCGGCGCGCTCGGCGGAGTCGCCATCAACCTGACCTTGCGACAGGCCTACGCGAGCACCGGAACCGAGACGCCGGCGTTCTGGGTCTTCCTGGTGTCGTATTGCCTTGCCGCGGGCCTCACCTGGGCCCGGTACGTCCGGCGTCCGCCGCGCACCCCGGGCTCGCGAATCTCCCGCGCTACGGTGGGCACCGAGAAGCTCTCTGCATGA